One genomic window of Gemmatimonadaceae bacterium includes the following:
- a CDS encoding HAD-IA family hydrolase, with protein sequence MNPPRPFAVLFDLDGTLIDSVGLLLASVKHTFEGRTPAPTVEEWIAGIGTPLAKQLRPYASSEEEAAEFQQIYRVFQREHHDRLTTVFDGVPETLAELDRRGHPMGLVTSKSNEMMERGIRYVGLDRYMKTMIGADSCETHKPDAFPVLLALQELGYNTDEAVFVGDSPHDVNAGNAAKVVSVAALWGPFTREQLAPCKPAHYLDSIRGLPALLDTIQAPRAE encoded by the coding sequence ATGAATCCGCCTCGCCCCTTCGCCGTCCTGTTCGACCTCGACGGCACGCTCATCGACTCGGTCGGGCTGCTGCTCGCATCGGTGAAGCACACCTTCGAGGGTCGCACTCCCGCACCAACAGTGGAAGAATGGATCGCAGGCATCGGCACCCCGCTCGCGAAACAGCTTCGACCGTACGCCAGCTCAGAGGAAGAGGCAGCGGAGTTTCAACAGATCTACCGGGTGTTTCAAAGGGAGCATCACGACCGCCTGACGACGGTGTTTGATGGAGTACCGGAGACGCTCGCCGAGCTCGATCGGCGCGGCCACCCGATGGGCTTGGTCACGAGCAAGAGCAATGAAATGATGGAGCGCGGCATCAGGTACGTCGGTCTCGATCGCTACATGAAGACGATGATCGGCGCCGACTCCTGCGAGACTCACAAGCCGGACGCGTTTCCGGTGCTGCTCGCGCTCCAGGAGCTGGGTTACAACACCGACGAAGCCGTGTTCGTGGGCGACTCGCCTCACGACGTCAATGCCGGCAATGCGGCGAAGGTGGTGTCGGTCGCCGCGCTTTGGGGTCCGTTTACACGCGAGCAGCTTGCGCCGTGCAAACCGGCGCATTACCTGGATTCCATCCGCGGCCTGCCGGCGTTGCTGGACACCATCCAGGCCCCGCGCGCCGAATAG
- the deoC gene encoding deoxyribose-phosphate aldolase produces MPTVTRAAFKRVFDETGTVDEVGIEERVAKFQTRSIKKKSKLWGLTTAVSMVDLTTLEGKDTRGKVASLCAKARRPSSDPEVPPVAAVCIYSAHVKTAAKLLADTPIRIASVATGFPAGQTPLKVRLVEVKQAVADGADEVDMVINRGAFLAGEFQLVQDEIASVVEACGDATLKVILETAELESFDKIRAASFLAMRVIREGDFIKTSTGKASGSATLGNTQVMLEAIRDFYMETGTAIGMKPAGGIKTAKQALHYLVAVKETLGDAWLNSSRYRFGASSLLNDLLRQIEKEKTGAYQAPYYFTEATESY; encoded by the coding sequence ATGCCTACCGTAACGAGAGCAGCGTTCAAGCGAGTCTTCGACGAGACCGGCACCGTAGATGAGGTCGGTATTGAAGAGCGCGTCGCCAAGTTCCAGACGCGGTCGATCAAGAAGAAATCAAAGCTCTGGGGCCTCACCACCGCGGTGTCGATGGTGGATCTTACCACGCTCGAGGGCAAGGATACGCGCGGCAAGGTTGCATCTCTTTGCGCCAAGGCGCGGCGGCCGAGTTCCGACCCTGAGGTTCCGCCGGTTGCGGCGGTGTGCATTTATTCGGCGCATGTTAAAACCGCCGCAAAGCTCCTGGCGGACACGCCTATCAGAATTGCATCTGTCGCGACAGGATTTCCGGCCGGGCAGACGCCGTTGAAAGTGCGGCTGGTCGAAGTGAAGCAAGCCGTTGCCGATGGTGCGGATGAAGTCGACATGGTTATCAACCGCGGGGCGTTCCTGGCTGGCGAGTTCCAGCTCGTGCAGGATGAAATCGCGTCCGTTGTCGAAGCGTGTGGTGATGCCACGCTCAAGGTAATTCTCGAGACTGCCGAGCTCGAGAGCTTCGACAAGATTCGTGCTGCGTCGTTTCTGGCGATGCGTGTGATCCGCGAAGGGGACTTCATCAAGACCAGCACCGGCAAGGCGTCCGGTTCTGCCACGCTTGGCAACACCCAGGTGATGCTCGAGGCGATTCGTGATTTCTACATGGAGACCGGCACTGCGATCGGCATGAAGCCCGCCGGCGGGATAAAGACCGCCAAGCAGGCGCTGCATTATCTCGTGGCGGTGAAGGAGACGCTTGGCGATGCGTGGCTCAACTCGAGCCGGTACCGGTTTGGCGCAAGCTCGTTGCTGAATGATCTGCTGAGGCAGATCGAGAAAGAAAAGACCGGCGCGTATCAGGCGCCCTACTATTTCACCGAAGCGACGGAGAGTTACTGA
- a CDS encoding aldehyde dehydrogenase family protein yields MGTIKSVPKPVAKGSRQLSTNGSRHGGRAPVPQLIFGDLWEYDPAPETADPKIKPQYELYIGGKFVAPRSGKYFDSINPATEKVVSRIALANAEDVDAAYQAAKKAYDNVWSKMPGKERGKYIFRIARLLQDRAREFAVAETIDGGKPIKESRDFDVPMAAAHFFYHAGWADKIEYAIPGIDVKPLGVVGQVIPWNFPLLMLAWKIAPAIAMGNTVVLKPAETSSVSALKFAELLEEAELPPGVINFVTGAGETGAAVMGHPIAAKVAFTGSTAVGKRIMKQLAGNDKKMTMELGGKAANIVFDDSPIDQAVEGVVNGIFFNQGHVCCAGSRLLVQETISEAFVAKLRNRIDVLRVGNPLDKNTDIGAINSRAQLDRITELVEAGVTGGATMYQSSCSLPGNGFWFRPTVFTNVTQSHRIAQEEIFGPVLAVLTFRTLEEAVEKANNTMYGLSAGVWTDKGSRILKMSTELKAGVVWANTFNKFDPSSPFGGYKESGFGREGGRQGLLDYVKIG; encoded by the coding sequence ATGGGCACCATCAAGTCAGTCCCGAAGCCTGTTGCAAAGGGGTCGCGGCAGCTCTCGACCAACGGCTCTCGCCATGGAGGCAGGGCACCGGTTCCGCAACTCATTTTCGGTGATCTGTGGGAATACGATCCAGCGCCCGAGACCGCTGACCCGAAGATCAAGCCACAATACGAGCTGTACATCGGCGGAAAGTTTGTTGCGCCTCGCTCCGGGAAATACTTCGACTCGATAAATCCTGCGACCGAAAAGGTCGTTTCGCGCATCGCGCTCGCCAACGCGGAAGACGTCGATGCGGCGTATCAGGCCGCGAAGAAGGCGTACGACAACGTGTGGTCGAAGATGCCGGGGAAGGAGAGGGGAAAGTACATCTTCAGGATTGCGCGGTTGCTGCAGGACCGGGCGCGTGAGTTTGCGGTGGCCGAGACGATCGATGGTGGCAAGCCGATCAAGGAATCACGCGATTTCGACGTGCCGATGGCGGCCGCGCACTTTTTTTATCACGCCGGGTGGGCTGATAAGATCGAGTACGCAATTCCGGGTATCGATGTAAAGCCCCTCGGAGTCGTAGGGCAGGTGATTCCCTGGAATTTTCCGTTGCTGATGCTGGCGTGGAAGATTGCGCCGGCGATCGCGATGGGGAACACCGTCGTGTTAAAGCCGGCTGAGACGTCGTCGGTGAGCGCGTTGAAGTTTGCGGAGCTGCTGGAGGAGGCTGAGCTACCGCCGGGCGTTATCAACTTCGTGACCGGTGCAGGTGAGACCGGTGCCGCAGTAATGGGTCATCCGATTGCGGCGAAGGTTGCGTTCACGGGTTCGACCGCGGTTGGCAAGCGAATCATGAAGCAGCTGGCCGGCAACGACAAGAAGATGACGATGGAGCTTGGCGGGAAGGCGGCAAACATCGTGTTCGATGATTCTCCGATTGACCAGGCGGTGGAGGGTGTCGTCAATGGAATCTTCTTCAATCAGGGACATGTGTGCTGCGCGGGGAGCCGGCTGCTCGTACAGGAGACCATCTCCGAGGCGTTCGTCGCGAAGCTGCGGAATCGGATCGATGTCCTGAGAGTGGGCAATCCGCTCGACAAGAACACCGACATCGGTGCGATCAATTCGCGGGCGCAGCTCGACCGGATCACCGAGCTCGTCGAGGCAGGAGTGACAGGTGGTGCAACGATGTATCAGTCGTCGTGCAGCCTTCCGGGGAACGGGTTCTGGTTCAGGCCCACTGTGTTTACCAACGTGACGCAGAGTCATCGGATAGCGCAGGAGGAAATCTTCGGGCCTGTGCTTGCGGTATTGACCTTTCGCACGTTGGAAGAAGCGGTGGAGAAGGCGAACAACACCATGTATGGCTTGTCGGCCGGGGTGTGGACCGACAAGGGGTCGCGGATACTCAAGATGAGCACCGAGTTGAAGGCCGGCGTGGTGTGGGCTAACACCTTCAACAAGTTCGACCCGTCGTCGCCGTTTGGTGGTTACAAGGAGAGCGGGTTCGGGCGGGAAGGGGGAAGGCAGGGGCTGCTCGACTACGTGAAGATCGGTTGA
- a CDS encoding aldehyde dehydrogenase family protein produces the protein MGSHRLPITKTPKVYVGGAFIRSESGRVFPIFEDGKKDGKFFANVPQCTRKDLRNAVEAAAKAGPDWAKRTPYNRGQILYRLGEMLESRADEMADAISRTGGASRGEAEKEVAAAVDRLIYYAGWADKYAQVVGNTNPVAGPFFNFTVPEPMGIVGVIAADSDPLLGLVSLIAPVIVSGNTVIALASETEPYPAIVLGEMLATSDLPGGVVNLLTGFRRELIPTFATHTHIRGVSAVVGAEDRKELGFGAADSVKRVRTRKAEEKIDWHSEKAEGVYDIKDFIEFKTTWHPIGI, from the coding sequence ATGGGATCCCATAGATTGCCGATTACGAAGACGCCCAAGGTTTATGTGGGTGGGGCGTTCATCAGGTCGGAGAGTGGGCGGGTGTTTCCTATCTTTGAAGACGGGAAGAAGGACGGGAAGTTTTTCGCCAACGTGCCGCAGTGCACCCGAAAGGATCTGCGGAATGCGGTAGAGGCCGCGGCGAAGGCGGGGCCGGACTGGGCAAAGCGGACGCCGTACAACCGTGGACAGATTTTGTATCGGCTCGGCGAGATGCTCGAGTCGCGGGCGGATGAAATGGCTGATGCGATTTCGCGTACAGGCGGGGCTTCGCGGGGAGAGGCGGAGAAGGAAGTCGCCGCTGCGGTTGACCGGCTCATTTATTACGCAGGCTGGGCGGACAAGTACGCGCAGGTCGTAGGGAATACCAATCCTGTAGCGGGGCCGTTCTTCAACTTCACCGTGCCGGAGCCGATGGGAATTGTCGGAGTCATTGCGGCGGATTCGGATCCGTTGCTCGGATTGGTGAGTCTCATCGCACCGGTGATCGTTTCCGGGAACACTGTCATCGCGCTGGCGTCCGAGACGGAGCCGTATCCGGCGATCGTGCTTGGGGAGATGCTGGCGACTTCAGATCTGCCGGGTGGGGTGGTGAATCTGCTGACAGGATTCAGGCGCGAGCTGATACCGACGTTCGCTACTCATACGCACATTCGAGGGGTGAGTGCGGTTGTTGGGGCGGAGGACAGGAAGGAGCTTGGGTTTGGTGCAGCGGATTCGGTGAAGCGGGTGAGGACACGGAAGGCGGAGGAGAAGATCGACTGGCATTCGGAGAAGGCGGAGGGTGTCTACGACATCAAGGACTTCATCGAATTCAAGACGACGTGGCATCCGATTGGGATTTGA
- a CDS encoding multicopper oxidase domain-containing protein, with protein sequence MRILALAEPGKHPQVPGPLLRAPAGTTVHLTLRNRSDSAVMMGGFRQSTAAKDDTLHLAAGATRRITFALDSVGTFFYWGVLKGLRTWKDRDWLDSQLTGAFVVDPAGTPPGKARDRIWLVTEWFHSYPDRPFESVLVFNGRAWPHNDRLTLAQGDSVHWRLINAAAIEHPMHLHGFYFRVTRRGGERADTAIAHAHQALQNMQIMQQGGTMSISWLPTTPGNWLFHCHFASHVGEHVTLNGSPDAHLASVSTGATKAGGKKAAKTVDHAHESSPGGHQMRGLVIGMHVMPARGYKEPVVTNRRTIRLLAQKSPRRLAGFQTAYGFMLQTSDSAPPRDAVQIPGPILELKRGEPVRLVVKNNMDEPTGVHWHGLEIESFPDGVPGFSGIGKRIMPPIAPADSFVAEFTPPRSGTFPYHSHLHELRQIGSGMYGALIVSDAPRDTLRDHVVVAGGGGLPVFDKLGPSFLLVNGRDRPRPIRMTVGEPNRLRTVSIHADNILRFRLGDDSTVASWNPIARDGADLPAALQGQRTATAEMGPGETADYTYVPMKAGTMTLEVWMWPTGSRVGVPIIVSPQVVAERK encoded by the coding sequence GTGCGAATCCTCGCGCTCGCCGAACCCGGAAAGCATCCGCAGGTTCCGGGACCGTTGCTTCGCGCCCCCGCCGGGACGACCGTGCATCTGACCCTGCGCAACCGCTCCGACTCGGCCGTGATGATGGGCGGCTTCCGTCAATCGACCGCGGCGAAGGACGACACCCTTCACCTTGCTGCTGGCGCGACGCGGCGGATCACGTTCGCGCTCGATTCTGTCGGGACGTTTTTCTACTGGGGCGTACTAAAGGGCCTTCGCACATGGAAAGACCGCGATTGGCTCGACTCGCAGCTCACGGGGGCATTTGTCGTCGATCCGGCGGGCACTCCTCCAGGAAAAGCGCGTGACAGGATATGGCTTGTGACAGAGTGGTTTCACTCATATCCTGACCGGCCATTCGAGAGCGTGCTGGTGTTCAATGGCAGGGCATGGCCGCACAACGATCGCCTTACTCTCGCGCAGGGCGACTCAGTTCACTGGCGGCTGATCAATGCCGCTGCCATCGAGCACCCGATGCATTTACACGGATTTTACTTTCGTGTCACGAGGCGTGGAGGTGAGCGAGCCGATACTGCCATCGCGCACGCGCATCAGGCACTGCAAAACATGCAGATCATGCAGCAGGGTGGCACCATGTCCATTTCCTGGCTGCCGACCACGCCCGGCAATTGGCTATTTCACTGCCACTTCGCGTCTCATGTTGGTGAGCACGTCACGCTGAACGGCTCACCGGATGCGCATCTCGCGTCGGTATCTACCGGCGCTACGAAGGCCGGAGGGAAGAAAGCCGCAAAGACAGTCGACCACGCGCACGAGAGTTCTCCCGGCGGACATCAGATGCGCGGTCTGGTCATCGGCATGCATGTCATGCCGGCGCGTGGCTACAAAGAGCCGGTCGTCACCAACCGGCGCACCATCCGGCTGCTCGCGCAGAAGAGCCCTCGCAGGTTGGCCGGCTTCCAGACGGCATATGGGTTCATGCTACAAACGAGCGATTCCGCACCACCACGCGACGCGGTGCAGATCCCCGGCCCCATACTCGAATTGAAACGGGGCGAGCCGGTGCGCCTTGTCGTGAAGAACAACATGGACGAACCGACAGGCGTTCACTGGCATGGACTGGAGATCGAAAGTTTCCCCGACGGCGTGCCGGGCTTCAGCGGCATCGGCAAACGCATCATGCCGCCGATCGCGCCTGCCGACTCATTCGTCGCTGAGTTTACACCGCCGCGGAGCGGGACATTTCCTTACCACTCTCACCTTCATGAGTTGAGGCAGATTGGATCAGGCATGTATGGCGCGCTCATCGTCAGCGATGCGCCGAGGGACACACTGCGCGACCACGTCGTTGTCGCTGGGGGTGGAGGCTTGCCGGTGTTTGACAAGTTGGGTCCGTCTTTTCTGCTCGTGAATGGGCGAGATCGACCGCGGCCGATTCGTATGACCGTCGGTGAGCCCAACCGGCTGCGAACCGTGAGCATCCATGCCGATAACATCCTGAGGTTCAGGCTGGGGGACGACTCCACGGTTGCGAGCTGGAATCCGATTGCGAGAGATGGCGCAGATTTGCCGGCAGCGTTGCAGGGCCAGCGGACGGCGACGGCAGAGATGGGACCCGGGGAGACGGCGGACTACACGTACGTGCCGATGAAGGCGGGTACGATGACGCTCGAAGTGTGGATGTGGCCGACGGGGAGCAGGGTTGGGGTGCCGATTATCGTAAGTCCGCAGGTGGTGGCGGAGAGGAAGTAG
- a CDS encoding DUF72 domain-containing protein translates to MCGFTIGAAAYVKRFPVVEIQQTFYDPPPLATIGKWRSQAPADFEFTMKAWQVITHRGTSSTYRRMKRAFDERERAEAGGFMLNRTTLAAWDTTLEAARALRATAILFQCPPSFKATDDNVTAMRSFFAAIERPSGIRFLWEPRGAWPDDTILTLCRDLALTHTVDPFVRPSVTPEVVYWRLHGNKSAYASYTDAELRQIIQWLPKDSAVDTYVMFNNIPRAADVKRFIGFCNSELTMRLAGAV, encoded by the coding sequence ATGTGCGGTTTTACGATTGGAGCAGCCGCATACGTCAAGCGGTTTCCCGTCGTGGAAATTCAGCAGACTTTCTATGATCCGCCGCCGCTGGCGACAATAGGGAAGTGGCGAAGTCAGGCGCCCGCTGACTTCGAATTCACGATGAAAGCGTGGCAGGTTATCACGCATCGTGGGACAAGCAGCACGTACCGCAGAATGAAGCGCGCGTTCGACGAGCGGGAACGCGCGGAGGCAGGTGGGTTCATGTTGAATCGCACGACTCTCGCGGCCTGGGATACAACCCTTGAAGCGGCTCGGGCCCTTCGCGCCACCGCGATTCTCTTCCAGTGTCCGCCCAGCTTCAAGGCGACGGATGATAACGTGACCGCCATGCGATCATTCTTTGCGGCTATCGAGCGACCCAGTGGAATTCGGTTTCTCTGGGAGCCACGCGGTGCCTGGCCCGACGATACGATCCTCACGCTTTGTCGCGATCTCGCGCTGACCCATACCGTCGATCCGTTCGTTCGGCCGTCAGTCACTCCCGAGGTGGTCTACTGGCGTTTGCATGGGAACAAGAGCGCGTACGCCAGTTACACTGACGCCGAGCTTCGTCAGATCATACAGTGGCTTCCCAAAGACTCGGCCGTCGACACTTACGTGATGTTCAACAACATACCGCGGGCGGCGGACGTGAAGCGTTTCATCGGATTCTGCAATTCCGAATTGACAATGCGTCTCGCCGGCGCAGTTTAG
- a CDS encoding M28 family metallopeptidase — protein MKQSRVIVAFAALTACTAPVRSGTDPVRASVSADRMTTDVRTVSSDAFIGRGPATRGEELTVNYIRDQLIAAGVQPGGPNGSWFQEVPLSQSDITGTPSLSVTVGGRTIALRQGEQIAVRASMQNVERVDIRNAPMVFLGYGVRAAERNWDDFKGESVRGKVGIVLVNDPDFETGQGDFGGKAMTYYGRWTYKYEEAARQGLAGLLIVHETAPASYGWATVKNSNTNTMFDIVRANPAEVHPLLEGWVQRDDAVRFFTAAGQDFEALKRRAQSRDFRPVPLGNATFSASYQVRRRTIRSKNVMGRLAGTTHPNETVLYGAHWDHLGVGAPDARGDSIYNGAVDNGTGIAAVLELARVFAAGPRTQRSLVFAFWTAEEKGLLGSEHYASSPVYPLESTVAGFNIDALSATGRARDVLVVGYGQSDLEDRLKAVLAVSNRVITPDASPEAGYFFRSDHFPMAKRGVPMLYMDSGSDLLTGGAAAGKLADDTYRKDAYHQPADEYNPAWNFGGIAEDVAVLHGLGMNLANSRDWPNYRATSEFRPVRDKTAARRR, from the coding sequence ATGAAGCAGTCACGCGTCATTGTCGCTTTCGCTGCACTTACTGCATGCACCGCCCCCGTGCGTTCAGGCACTGACCCGGTTCGCGCATCCGTCAGCGCAGACCGCATGACCACCGACGTTCGCACAGTGTCGTCTGATGCGTTCATTGGCCGCGGCCCCGCGACGCGCGGCGAAGAGCTGACGGTGAATTACATTCGCGATCAGCTCATTGCCGCGGGCGTACAGCCTGGCGGTCCAAACGGCTCATGGTTCCAGGAAGTGCCGCTGAGTCAGTCAGATATCACCGGGACACCATCGCTCTCGGTAACCGTTGGCGGCCGGACGATCGCACTGAGACAGGGTGAGCAGATTGCCGTGCGCGCGTCGATGCAGAACGTGGAGCGCGTCGACATTCGGAATGCACCGATGGTTTTTCTTGGCTATGGCGTCCGCGCCGCCGAGCGCAACTGGGATGACTTCAAGGGAGAGAGCGTGCGTGGCAAGGTTGGGATCGTGCTCGTCAACGATCCTGATTTCGAGACCGGGCAGGGAGATTTTGGCGGCAAGGCAATGACTTACTATGGGCGATGGACTTACAAGTACGAAGAAGCCGCGCGACAGGGATTGGCGGGACTGCTTATCGTACATGAGACCGCGCCGGCGTCGTATGGGTGGGCGACTGTCAAGAACTCCAACACAAACACGATGTTCGACATCGTGCGGGCGAATCCCGCCGAGGTGCATCCATTGCTCGAGGGTTGGGTGCAGCGGGATGATGCAGTGCGATTCTTCACCGCCGCAGGGCAGGACTTCGAGGCGCTCAAGCGGCGTGCACAGTCGCGCGACTTTCGCCCGGTGCCGCTCGGCAATGCCACGTTCTCGGCGAGCTATCAGGTGCGCCGCCGGACGATTCGCTCGAAGAACGTAATGGGTCGTCTGGCCGGTACGACTCATCCGAACGAGACCGTACTGTACGGCGCGCATTGGGATCATCTTGGCGTTGGCGCGCCCGATGCTCGCGGCGACAGCATCTACAATGGCGCGGTCGACAACGGAACAGGAATCGCCGCGGTGCTGGAACTGGCTCGCGTATTTGCCGCGGGCCCGCGTACGCAGCGGTCACTGGTATTCGCGTTCTGGACCGCTGAGGAGAAGGGTTTGCTCGGTTCGGAGCACTATGCGAGCAGTCCCGTGTATCCGCTCGAGTCAACTGTTGCCGGGTTCAACATCGACGCGCTGAGTGCGACAGGACGTGCGCGCGATGTGCTCGTTGTCGGTTACGGGCAGAGCGATCTGGAGGATCGACTAAAGGCCGTACTTGCCGTCAGCAACCGGGTGATCACGCCCGATGCCAGTCCGGAGGCCGGATATTTCTTTCGGTCGGACCATTTCCCGATGGCGAAGCGTGGCGTGCCGATGTTGTACATGGACAGTGGGTCTGATCTGCTGACGGGTGGGGCTGCGGCGGGCAAGCTTGCTGATGATACATATCGAAAGGATGCGTATCACCAGCCCGCGGATGAATACAATCCGGCGTGGAATTTTGGCGGGATCGCCGAGGATGTCGCGGTGCTGCACGGATTGGGAATGAACCTCGCCAATTCGCGAGACTGGCCGAACTACCGGGCGACATCTGAGTTCCGCCCGGTGCGCGACAAGACAGCAGCGCGAAGGCGATAA
- a CDS encoding DUF2911 domain-containing protein, whose product MTFYKGILMGFGLALLLSATLPLPLVAQIRASEIGTISQTIDGTTLTVEYSRPRARGRDPLFGTKAVQWDEVWTPGANWATTLEVSRNLKLNGRPVAKGKYSVWMVVKQKGDWTVVLDPKVRQYHMEHPDSSATQIRFPAKVDAVPFTEVLTWSMPELRISGGKLVMQWERARVAIDVEVEPSLVTTLPAGDAKPFLGQYTFTEQDSTGKPGKVSAFTITHEDGTLKGRWTPDDPYMKKFALVRIAPDWFAPGVYDEKGQIYEVLKPDVVVEFTRANGRVVGFVMRLQDDNLWGTATRK is encoded by the coding sequence GTGACCTTCTATAAGGGAATCCTCATGGGGTTTGGCCTCGCTCTGCTTTTGTCCGCCACCCTGCCGCTCCCACTCGTCGCTCAGATTCGCGCGAGTGAGATCGGCACAATCTCACAGACGATTGATGGGACGACCCTAACCGTCGAGTACTCCCGGCCGCGAGCACGCGGGCGAGATCCACTCTTCGGGACAAAAGCAGTCCAGTGGGACGAAGTGTGGACGCCTGGCGCCAATTGGGCGACGACCCTCGAGGTCAGCAGGAATTTGAAGTTGAACGGGCGCCCGGTCGCGAAGGGCAAGTATTCGGTATGGATGGTCGTGAAGCAAAAGGGCGACTGGACGGTCGTATTGGATCCGAAGGTGCGCCAGTATCACATGGAACATCCCGATTCCAGCGCCACGCAGATTCGCTTTCCGGCAAAAGTCGACGCGGTTCCCTTTACGGAAGTGCTCACCTGGTCGATGCCCGAACTCCGCATTAGTGGCGGCAAGCTGGTCATGCAATGGGAACGGGCACGTGTCGCGATTGACGTCGAGGTCGAACCGTCGCTCGTCACGACACTTCCCGCCGGCGACGCGAAGCCGTTTCTGGGGCAGTACACATTCACCGAGCAGGATTCAACTGGCAAACCCGGCAAAGTGTCCGCATTTACGATTACGCACGAGGACGGCACTCTGAAAGGCCGATGGACTCCCGACGACCCGTACATGAAAAAGTTCGCGCTTGTACGAATCGCACCAGACTGGTTCGCACCCGGCGTGTACGATGAAAAGGGCCAGATCTACGAAGTGCTGAAGCCCGATGTCGTTGTCGAATTCACACGCGCGAACGGGCGCGTGGTGGGGTTCGTCATGAGACTGCAGGACGACAACTTGTGGGGAACCGCAACCAGAAAGTGA
- a CDS encoding DUF2911 domain-containing protein: MRYQSAALALACSTIVAGSLAAQGPMRASPSGRATTQVTLTLVDSVARAAAKPSMIKIDYGQPHLRGRKLLTDSLVPYDKPWRTGANDATKFTTDVDLVIGGKSVPRGTYVIQTIPGRAGWKLLIQKEAQQSPMAAAMAYNPANDVARIDLRQSTLPAPLESLTMWLIPSRDAGAPKGQLIMAWSTIALTTDWSVK; this comes from the coding sequence ATGCGATATCAGTCAGCTGCACTTGCGCTCGCCTGCTCCACGATTGTTGCCGGCTCTCTCGCCGCCCAGGGGCCCATGCGGGCGTCTCCAAGTGGCCGAGCGACAACGCAGGTTACGCTTACGCTTGTGGACAGTGTGGCGCGCGCGGCCGCGAAGCCGTCGATGATCAAGATCGATTACGGTCAGCCGCACCTCCGCGGCCGCAAGCTGCTCACTGACAGCCTTGTTCCGTACGACAAGCCATGGCGCACCGGCGCGAACGACGCGACGAAGTTCACAACGGATGTTGATCTGGTAATCGGCGGTAAGAGCGTGCCCAGGGGCACGTATGTGATTCAGACAATTCCCGGCCGCGCCGGGTGGAAGCTGCTGATCCAGAAAGAGGCTCAACAATCGCCGATGGCAGCGGCAATGGCCTACAATCCGGCCAATGACGTAGCACGAATCGATCTTCGCCAAAGCACATTGCCAGCCCCGCTCGAGAGTCTGACGATGTGGCTGATCCCGTCGAGAGATGCCGGCGCACCGAAGGGCCAGTTGATAATGGCGTGGAGCACCATTGCGCTCACGACCGACTGGTCGGTGAAATAA